AGGCCCAGCTCGCCCTGACGCTGCAGGGCGGTCGCCTCGGCGTCGAAGCGACGGGTGAGAACCATGTCGCGGTAGAGACCGCGCAGCTCCTCGGCGCTCAGGTCGATGTCGTAGTCGGGGTGCTGGACGCGCTCGCCCTCGGGCGTCAGCAGCTGAACGAGCTCGGGCTCCCCGGCCGGGGCCTGGTCGGCCTTCTTGGCTCCGGCGCTGGCGCCGGTGGTGCGCTTGGCGCCGCTGCTGCGTCGCGTCGTCTTGCGCGCGGCAGTGCTCTCCACGGTCACGTGCGTGCTCCTCCGTCGGTCCGGCCCCCGGGTTCGCCGGTAAGGCCAGTGCGGCTCTCCGCCTTATCCGTACCCTGCGCACGGGGTGGGTGCGACGCGGCCGGGGTCGGCGTGACAGGTGTCCCGGCGAGCGCCGTCGTAAGGCACGTTACCCATAGCGCGGCATTCCTGCGAAACCCCACTTGACCTGCGATTTTGCTTGGATTTCCAAGTAAATCGAGAAAAGCGGGAGCTCACCCAGGTCAGCGCGCTGAGCAGCGGCCCGACACCGTCGTCGGAACATCCGGCACCGTAACCTGCGTACCCCGGGCACCGGAAGAGCCAATATGTGAGACTGGCTGCGTGCGCGAAGAAGGAAAAATCCGGGTATTTCTGCTGGATGACCATGAAGTCGTCCGGCGCGGCGTCCACGAGTTGCTTTCCGTGGAGGACGACATCGAGGTGGTCGGCGAGGCCGGAACGGCGGCCGACGCCCTGGTCAGGATCCCCGCGACCCGCCCCGACGTGGCGGTGCTCGACGTCCGGCTGCCGGACGGCAGCGGGGTCGAGGTCTGCCGCGAGGTCCGCTCCCAGGACGAGTCGATCAAATGCCTGATGCTCACCTCGTACGCGGACGACGAGGCGCTTTTCGACGCGATCATGGCCGGGGCCTCGGGATACGTCCTCAAGGCCATCCGGGGCAACGAACTGCTGAACGCGGTCCGGGACGTGGCGGCCGGCAAGTCGCTGCTCGACCCGGTGGCGACGGCGCGGGTTCTGGAGCGGCTGCGGGACGGGAACAACCCGAAGGGTGACGACAAGCTCGCCAACCTCACCGAGCAGGAGCGCAGGATCCTCGATCTGATCGGCGAGGGCCTGACCAACCGCGCCATCGGCGAGCGCCTCCACCTGGCGGAGAAGACCATCAAGAACTACGTGTCCAGCCTGCTGTCGAAGCTGGGCATGGAGCGCCGTTCGCAGGCCGCCGCGTACGTGGCGCGCATGCAGGCCGAGCGCCACTGAGCCACCGGGCCCGCCGGGTCCGCGCCGTTCTCCCCGCCGGGTCCGCGCCGTTTTCCCGCCGGCCTCGCCCGAAGGGAGCAGCGCGGGCCCGCCGTCCGTTTTCGGGACCTATGTCCCCGGGGAGTGGGGGCCGGGGCCCCTTTCCCGACGGGGTGCCGGTGGCGGAGAGTGGAACCATGTCCACCGAGGAGATCCGCGCCATCGAACTGCTCGGCCGTGCGTCGTACGGCCGGGTCGCCACGAGCATGCGGGCGATGCCGTTCGTCGCGCCCGCCCGGCACATCGTCTCCGACGGCAGCGTCGTGATCCGCATGCACGAGGGGCTCGGCTACCACCAGGCGTGCAGCGGCAGCGTGGTCGCCTACGGGGCGGACGACCTCGATCCGGTCTCCGGCGTCCTGTGGTCGGTGCAGTTCACCGGCACCGCCGAGATCGTCGAGCCGACCCCGGCCGAGCTGGCCGCCTTCGGCCCGGAACCGAGGAGCGTGGACGGCGAGCCGTTCGTCCCCGTCTACCTGCGGATCGAACCCCAGTTCGTCACGGTGCACAGCATCGACTACGGTTCCGCGGCCGGTTCCGCACCGAGACATCTGCACCACGCAGCGTGATCTAACATCTGCGGAGTGCCGCGCTCATCTGAACATCCCGCTCCTCCGGTCGGCGCCCTGCTGCGTCGCCACCCGCACGCCGGCGAGCCCCTGTCCTGCGTCCCCGTCGCCGAGGGCCTGCTCAACCGCGGCTACCGGCTCTCCACCACCCGCGGCCGCTACTTCCTCAAGCAGCACCTGGACGCCCCCACCGCCGACCGGGCCACCATCACCCGCCAGCACCGCGCCACCCAGCGGCTGCACGCCCTGGGCCTGCCGGTGGCCCCGCCGCTCCCCGACAGCCGCGGCCGCACGGTCGCCGTCATCGACGGCCGCTGCTACGCCCTGCACCCCTGGGTCGAGGGACGGCACCGGGACGGCGCCCAGCTCACCACCGGAGGCTCCCGCCGCCTCGGCGCCCTCCTCGGACGCGTCCACACCACCCTGGACCGGGTCATGGAGCCCCCGCCGGCCGGCGACCGGCACGACAGCGCCCGCCCCGAGGACACCTTCCGCGACATCGCCGAGCTGATCCGGCTCGCCCGCGCCCACCGCCCGTACGGCGGCTTCGACGCGCTCGCCGAGCACCGGCTGCGGGAACGCCGCCGGCTGATCGCCCAGCACGCCCACCGGCGCCCTCCGGCGCCCGCCACGGCCGGCTGGGTGCACGGCGACTTCCACCCGCTGAACCTGCTCTACCGGGGCGCCGAACCGGCCGCGATCGTCGACTGGGACCGCCTCGGGGTCCGCCCCCGGGCCGAGGAGGCCGTGCGGGCCGCCGCGATCTTCTTCGTACGGCCGGGGGGCGAGCTGGACCTGGAGAAGGTGCGGGCCTACGCGCGCGCGTACCGGCGGGCGACCGGCGCCGACGGCACGGAGCTGGCGGCGGCGGTGCACCGGGTGTGGTGGGAGCGGCTGAACGACTTCTGGACGCTGCGCTGGCGCTACCAGCTGCACGACCGCAGGGCCGACCCGCAGTTCCCCGCGGTGTCGGCCCTGGCCGTGTGGTGGACGAGGGAGTACGACGCCGTCCGCGACGCCTTCTCCGACTGAGACGCCCTTACGGGGTCGTGGCGCCGGCGTCTCCGCCGCCCGAGTCGTCGGTGGGCGGCGTGTTGGGGTCGCCGTTGCCGCCGCCGGTCGGGTCGGTCTGGCCGCCGGCGTCGCCGCCGTCCGTGGGCTGGCCCGTCGGCTCCTCGGTGGCCGTCGGCTCCGTGGTCGGCTCGCCGGTCTCCGTCGGCTCGGTGGTCGGCTCCTCGGTGGGCGTCGGCTCCGTGGTCGGCGGCGTCGTCGTCGGGGCCGTCGTCGGGGCCGTCGTCGGGTCCGGGTTCCACGGCTGCTGCGTGGTGCCGCCGTCGCCGCCGCCGCTGGTGTCGCTCGGCTGGTCGGTGTGCGGGTCCTCGGACGGCTCCTCGGACGGGGTGGGCTCCTCGGAGGCCGTGGACGGCGACTGCGACACCGTCGTCGGCGTCGTGACCGGGTTCTTCCCCTTCTCGCCGCCGCCCGCCATCTTCACCGCGAAGACGACGCCGGCGACGATCGCGACCACCGCGAGCGCGGCGAACAGCACCATCCTGTTCCGCCGGCCCCGGC
The Streptomyces roseofulvus genome window above contains:
- a CDS encoding response regulator transcription factor translates to MREEGKIRVFLLDDHEVVRRGVHELLSVEDDIEVVGEAGTAADALVRIPATRPDVAVLDVRLPDGSGVEVCREVRSQDESIKCLMLTSYADDEALFDAIMAGASGYVLKAIRGNELLNAVRDVAAGKSLLDPVATARVLERLRDGNNPKGDDKLANLTEQERRILDLIGEGLTNRAIGERLHLAEKTIKNYVSSLLSKLGMERRSQAAAYVARMQAERH
- a CDS encoding phosphotransferase; protein product: MPRSSEHPAPPVGALLRRHPHAGEPLSCVPVAEGLLNRGYRLSTTRGRYFLKQHLDAPTADRATITRQHRATQRLHALGLPVAPPLPDSRGRTVAVIDGRCYALHPWVEGRHRDGAQLTTGGSRRLGALLGRVHTTLDRVMEPPPAGDRHDSARPEDTFRDIAELIRLARAHRPYGGFDALAEHRLRERRRLIAQHAHRRPPAPATAGWVHGDFHPLNLLYRGAEPAAIVDWDRLGVRPRAEEAVRAAAIFFVRPGGELDLEKVRAYARAYRRATGADGTELAAAVHRVWWERLNDFWTLRWRYQLHDRRADPQFPAVSALAVWWTREYDAVRDAFSD
- a CDS encoding pyridoxamine 5'-phosphate oxidase family protein; the protein is MSTEEIRAIELLGRASYGRVATSMRAMPFVAPARHIVSDGSVVIRMHEGLGYHQACSGSVVAYGADDLDPVSGVLWSVQFTGTAEIVEPTPAELAAFGPEPRSVDGEPFVPVYLRIEPQFVTVHSIDYGSAAGSAPRHLHHAA